The uncultured Trichococcus sp. DNA segment TCCGCAGCCGATAATACCGATTCTTACTTTTGTCATTTATAATCTCCCTTTCTTTTATCCTTACTGATTCCTCAGCAATTAATATTCAAAATTGATACTCTGGTGATATTTTGCAGAAGTACGGATGGCTTCCACCACTTGCATCAAGCGTAAAATTTGAGCCGGTTGGATCACCAAGTCCTCGGTTCCTTGGGTATAGGCATAGTAATTATCGAAAAACATTTGGTGATTTACCGTCACTTCAGGCAATGCCTCGGTAAGAATGCGTCCTTCCGGTGCCGGACCAAAGCTGCGGGTCGGACCTGCGTGAGTCATCGTGATTTGCCCTGGAACATTGCCCAATAATTCAGAAGTTCTTGTAATTTCACCTTTCGGATTAAAGCCATCGATTTTTGCACTTCCTTGATTTCCCCCAACAAACCAATGCCGTTCAAACCAATTTTCGGAACTGTTCAGGAAATACGTCCCCAATTCGATTTGGGCATTCACCCCGTTATCAAAGTACAGTTGGATATTGAAATAGTCGTCGACATTTTCGTTGATGACATTGCGGACATCCGCATAAATCGTTTTCAATTTCCCCGGAATCATCCACAACATTTGATCGATCAAATGAACGCCCCAGTCATATAGCATCCCGCCGCCCAATTCCGGATAGATGTGCCAGTCATGCATGTTGCCGTTAAAGCCATACAGGGCACTCTTGAGGGTATAAACGTCACCTACCAGGCCTTGGTCATACACGGCTTTCACCACGCGGTAATCATGATCCCATCGCCGTTGATGATGGACGGTAAAGCGCACTGCTTCTTCCGTCGTCACCTGAATCATTTGCTCTACCTCAGCCGCATTCATGGCTAACGGTTTTTCACAAATGATGTCCTTATGCGCCCTCGCTGCCTTGACGACCATTTCCAAGTGCAGTTGATTCGGAACTGCAATAATAATCGTATCGATCGCCGGATCTGCCAACAGTTCAGCTGCTGAAAGGTAGGTTGCCACGCCCGCTGGCGCAAATTCAAACTGCGCCTCGTTGATATCGCAAACTGCAACAAGTTGTGCATGATCAAGCTTTTGGATGGTTTCGGCATGGGTCTGGCCCATAAAGCCAAAACCGATGATGCCGTATTTCAGTTGTTTCATCATCTTCTATTTCCTCCTGTCAAAATAATCCCAATGTTCGACGAATTGACCGTCCGCAATCCGATAAAGATCGACAACATGGGCTTTGGTTTGCTGCTGCTCATCAACACTCCGTAAAAAAACAGCGGCATAATCTTTCTCCAACACGACACGATCCACTTCCAAACGAAAGTATTCAGTCGAAGCAAACTTCTGCTGGAAAGCCCGCACCAAGCCTGCACGACCTTGTTCCACCCCTGAATTGTGCTGGATATAGTCTTCCGCAATCAATGGGTCGGCTCTCATTACTTGCTGCTGATTGAAAAACGCTTCGTAAAAATCAAGAACTTTCTGTTTGGTGATTTCCATGTCCCTCACCTCGTCTACAGCATTCCCAGTAATTGCTTTTCCATCATGATTTGACGTTTGGTGAACTCCGCACCGCCGCAATAAAGCTCGTCCTCGTACTCACAGATCAGGTAGCCTTCGAAATCAGAATCTTTCACGACAGCCAGAATTTCCTTGTACGGAATACTCGGCTCGACCAAATCTTCTCCCAAGTAATGGAATTTCCCATGCAGCTCGACACTGTATGGCAAAATCTCTTTGAGCTCCTCGAGCATTCTTGGCAGCTCTTCTTTCGGCTTGAATTGAACAAATCCGTACATACCTTGCAAGGCAGCGTTTATGGCAGGATGTGCGCCCATGTTCATCAATTTTTCTCGCGCTTTCTCTAACGGCTCGCCTTGGTATCGCATATCGGCAGCCAGCTGCAAATGTTCTTCCTTGACGCCCGCTTCCAATGCTTTGATCCAATGTGCCTTGTTGGGAGCAATCGCAAAGCAGCCAAAATCGGGAACAAAGCCAAGATGTTCCGAATTTGTTTTCTTGATGACCTCCAGATAACGTGTCATCAAAGGAGACAGCGGAGATTCCGGATTATGGATCTCGATTCCGACTTTGATATCGTATAGTTCAGCGTACGGAGCCAAGCGTTCAAATGCTTCGGGAGAAAGCATGTATTGCGAGCGCATCACCTTACAACCTAATTTGTGGGCTGTTTTTAGATCAATAATCGTATCCGCCAGCATTTCGTCGTCCGTCAGATTGCGGTCATGCATCAGACCTTTGTCATTATTTGCGCCATAACCAACCGGTCCGATTCCGTATTCAGCTTTCAACTCCTGCACCAAGCCCAGAAATTCCTTGCTGACATTCGGATAGCCGGGGATCATTTGTGTGCCCACAATCTCGTATCCCGTTGCACCAGCGAGCGCAGCTTGTTTCACGCACTCTGCAAAGTCAAATTCGTATCTGGCATACTCTGTTCCGTAGCAAAAGAGTGTTGCGCCTAGTTTTATTGTGCTCATCTTATTCTCCCTCCAGGCTGATTGTGATTTTATCGCCCGAATCAAGCGGCATAAAATCATGGGCCGGGCCGATTTGCATGTAAGGAATACGCAGCATCAGCTTCAACTCCACTTCATGCTCGCCAGTCAGTCCCCCTGGCTGCAGCACGCGAATCTTGGCCAGACTCACTTGACTCCAAAATTCAGTCACCGCGTATTTCAGTTTGTACAAAGGCAGTTCTTTTCCGTTCAACTCAAATGTTACTGCCTCTGTCGATA contains these protein-coding regions:
- a CDS encoding DUF6379 domain-containing protein, whose product is MRMKLNEQIIKKESFESLYINGQKNGFAFDVQLAYYRGHYLSDIDLLEVYVDGEKISTEAVTFELNGKELPLYKLKYAVTEFWSQVSLAKIRVLQPGGLTGEHEVELKLMLRIPYMQIGPAHDFMPLDSGDKITISLEGE
- a CDS encoding ester cyclase, translating into MEITKQKVLDFYEAFFNQQQVMRADPLIAEDYIQHNSGVEQGRAGLVRAFQQKFASTEYFRLEVDRVVLEKDYAAVFLRSVDEQQQTKAHVVDLYRIADGQFVEHWDYFDRRK
- a CDS encoding Gfo/Idh/MocA family oxidoreductase translates to MMKQLKYGIIGFGFMGQTHAETIQKLDHAQLVAVCDINEAQFEFAPAGVATYLSAAELLADPAIDTIIIAVPNQLHLEMVVKAARAHKDIICEKPLAMNAAEVEQMIQVTTEEAVRFTVHHQRRWDHDYRVVKAVYDQGLVGDVYTLKSALYGFNGNMHDWHIYPELGGGMLYDWGVHLIDQMLWMIPGKLKTIYADVRNVINENVDDYFNIQLYFDNGVNAQIELGTYFLNSSENWFERHWFVGGNQGSAKIDGFNPKGEITRTSELLGNVPGQITMTHAGPTRSFGPAPEGRILTEALPEVTVNHQMFFDNYYAYTQGTEDLVIQPAQILRLMQVVEAIRTSAKYHQSINFEY
- a CDS encoding TIM barrel protein; the encoded protein is MSTIKLGATLFCYGTEYARYEFDFAECVKQAALAGATGYEIVGTQMIPGYPNVSKEFLGLVQELKAEYGIGPVGYGANNDKGLMHDRNLTDDEMLADTIIDLKTAHKLGCKVMRSQYMLSPEAFERLAPYAELYDIKVGIEIHNPESPLSPLMTRYLEVIKKTNSEHLGFVPDFGCFAIAPNKAHWIKALEAGVKEEHLQLAADMRYQGEPLEKAREKLMNMGAHPAINAALQGMYGFVQFKPKEELPRMLEELKEILPYSVELHGKFHYLGEDLVEPSIPYKEILAVVKDSDFEGYLICEYEDELYCGGAEFTKRQIMMEKQLLGML